One stretch of Roseimicrobium sp. ORNL1 DNA includes these proteins:
- a CDS encoding AAA family ATPase produces MAENRPRWLRDLVRFLPLRSQFVLCGNVRDQYPVEVQPGVVAPLPLVSCVGIELLRQGMAHFLAFDPAQGFSVPVIFGLDPQAEREFFAKILGLTFGENGRAAATPERFFELLEVIVRHSAEPIVLFADFASRLLIRADLPSEAEQRGFTRALVLSHQVLPRPMGSEGRPFFNPVIWIVDKEGDLPDWFLVGNPKMRHIPVPPPDRAVRRVIIENLAATLKNNLGDAQKDRMVDLFVESTEGLLVSDLVGIAQLCRSEGLTLAEIGEGVRRYKLGVTEDPWKKVDREKIGQAGALIHRRVKGQAHAVTHMLDLVKRAVSGLATKEGGGGRPRGVAFLAGPTGVGKTELAKTITELLFGDETACIRFDMSEFSAEHSDQRLIGAPPGYVGYDVGGELTNAVRQKPFSVILFDEIEKAHPRILDKFLQVLDDGVLTSGRGERVYFSEAFLVFTSNLGIYRLDAQGERVPNALPTDSYETVQAKVKEEIARHFKLTLGRPEILNRLGENIMVFDFIRDEVAVEIFDSMLDGLAQKAQRSQGVSIEISAEARQSLQVLCLGDLSNGGRGIRNQLEVHFVNPLARLLFDAQVPSGATLRITGLQQGAATTLEAAF; encoded by the coding sequence ATGGCAGAAAATCGTCCCCGCTGGCTCCGTGACTTGGTCCGCTTCCTCCCGCTGCGGAGTCAGTTCGTGCTGTGTGGGAATGTCCGTGACCAGTATCCAGTGGAGGTGCAGCCAGGGGTGGTCGCTCCTTTACCACTGGTGTCTTGCGTGGGCATTGAACTGCTGAGGCAGGGAATGGCCCATTTTCTGGCGTTTGACCCCGCGCAGGGTTTTTCCGTGCCAGTGATTTTTGGGCTCGACCCTCAAGCAGAGCGTGAGTTCTTCGCGAAGATACTGGGCCTCACCTTTGGCGAAAATGGACGCGCCGCAGCGACGCCGGAGCGTTTTTTTGAGCTGCTTGAGGTCATCGTCCGGCATTCTGCTGAGCCTATCGTCCTCTTTGCCGATTTTGCCTCGCGACTGCTTATCCGGGCGGATTTGCCGAGCGAGGCAGAGCAGCGCGGATTCACCAGGGCGCTGGTGCTCTCCCATCAGGTGTTGCCGCGCCCGATGGGCTCGGAGGGTAGACCGTTCTTCAATCCGGTAATCTGGATCGTCGACAAGGAAGGTGACCTGCCAGACTGGTTTCTCGTAGGCAATCCGAAAATGCGGCACATCCCAGTGCCGCCTCCCGACCGAGCGGTGCGCCGCGTGATTATCGAGAATCTAGCCGCCACTTTGAAAAACAATCTCGGAGACGCACAGAAAGACCGCATGGTGGATCTCTTTGTGGAGTCCACCGAGGGGCTACTCGTCAGCGATCTAGTGGGTATCGCCCAGCTTTGTAGGAGCGAAGGACTGACTCTGGCTGAGATCGGAGAAGGCGTACGCCGGTACAAGCTGGGCGTCACCGAGGACCCATGGAAGAAAGTGGATCGAGAAAAGATTGGCCAAGCGGGTGCCCTGATCCATCGCCGGGTGAAAGGGCAGGCCCATGCGGTAACTCACATGCTGGATCTGGTGAAACGTGCTGTATCCGGTCTCGCAACCAAAGAGGGTGGGGGAGGGCGCCCTCGGGGGGTGGCCTTTCTGGCAGGCCCCACAGGTGTCGGTAAAACCGAACTGGCCAAGACCATCACCGAATTATTGTTTGGGGATGAGACCGCCTGCATTCGTTTTGACATGAGCGAGTTCTCTGCCGAGCACAGCGACCAGCGACTCATCGGCGCTCCGCCGGGCTATGTGGGATATGACGTGGGTGGGGAGCTGACGAACGCTGTACGGCAGAAGCCGTTTAGTGTGATTCTGTTCGATGAGATCGAGAAGGCGCATCCGCGTATTTTAGACAAATTCCTACAGGTGCTCGATGACGGTGTGCTGACATCCGGACGTGGAGAACGAGTGTATTTCTCCGAGGCATTTCTCGTGTTCACCTCCAATCTCGGTATTTACCGGCTTGACGCCCAAGGTGAGCGCGTACCGAACGCGCTGCCCACGGACTCCTACGAAACGGTGCAGGCGAAGGTGAAGGAGGAGATCGCACGGCACTTTAAGCTGACGCTGGGACGCCCGGAAATCCTCAACCGCCTGGGCGAGAACATCATGGTCTTTGACTTCATTCGCGATGAGGTGGCAGTGGAGATCTTTGACTCCATGCTTGATGGCCTGGCACAGAAGGCGCAGCGGTCGCAAGGTGTAAGCATCGAAATCTCCGCTGAGGCAAGGCAGTCCCTGCAAGTATTGTGTCTGGGGGATTTATCGAATGGCGGACGAGGCATCCGAAATCAGCTTGAGGTCCATTTCGTCAATCCACTGGCGCGACTGTTGTTTGATGCACAAGTCCCTTCGGGAGCCACCTTGCGCATCACAGGATTGCAACAAGGAGCGGCAACGACCTTGGAAGCTGCCTTCTAA
- a CDS encoding AAA domain-containing protein — protein sequence MPVHSGESDLRLVTKDDVTGVFKLYRRGIEPEVSLYPSLRALDVAHGVKLLDSGRHEERAFEVWEYLPLGTLGDIPSREKTNPDLVRRVVEELGRALHGLAQIHLIHRDLKPANVLVRSREPLDLVLADFSTATVSEFDLQLTLSRQTTRYAAPETIAGTCSPSSDWWSFGVMVLEMLTEGRGFLGVHERAFLLHLVTRGLRVPEDLPLEWKELLKGLLTRDPSQRWSWVQVERWLQGERGIPHGYAEDSSEATGSGISLRLGERTWNTPEGFALAAVEAAHWEEARALLLSGRLSTWLQERGGEHDLARSAQLRNIVAETTLPEDARLSVAVMLLNDHLPLCLRGEIINSNWLLAHPDTAWQWLDSPLPHRLRQAGRETWFVRLKERADRLRSRVRELKLDFDEAQLSAAMLATSQAMLENRWVQQRRLYPEAEHPALTTMAQRRNPSEEDLILLISAAKSYFRPAADVLEEASKEAHRAQVFFSPEPMMDWFALSRAEILKAVDLRLQNFARCGRQVPDQWADDFRQDRRITLARALVLLAIPQEEWREPARQEYVRNILHFFHRRLVTGLQRGGLIRMTIGRTTARLDLTELGGRARTSIALLEAVLNRLPQPLSLDPSPLLTEPMREQRLRRLVQNAQSYRRDTGINPLYLAFPFIVLRDARASESAKPRIAPVLLWPVKVEMPAGQRGTVKLGFDEEREVRPNPALEGLLGPAFTYWQETLNDLRSREHLNLQAVLDAFGHLAKLASLTETEPALRPLPPATMKATAGAIQLHAAAVLFQCDFSGQTIAQDIDQLSRGIPLQGTALEIAIRAGTIDSPAAPSEQPSELDRYFTAASDPSQQSAVFRTRHAPGLLVQGPPGTGKSQTIVNIVSDAIGRRERVLIVCQKQAALEVVRKRLETEGLGGRLFYLRDTTSDRRPALQELRGQLEQPTHPVNDNARLQREREALARHIESLEAHLNSAHVALHEAPAAQPGRLSYREVLDQLLHVESETTHFIAHSGLGTLFRDLDYADTWQLIAEISPLAPLWLRSKYEHSPLHDLTYFSTSEGAVAEFRLAFEAFQHAERHRHALLRQHDRFFSLDAPEQLRSWLAEHEVALRALPNPVARHLSQWTNHLEKSDTDEASPAEQLVPWLEALNQKLAALSGWTLDEKIYRKLAERGDAPLYALSRSAARLAAPASFWSNLNPGRYLARKKLRRWLELAEVDPDNVDLTTLHLAAELEREFRKDRLVLNQWAEVLGLNESGNNASLPVMHRQVRHLIEQLQPVLAAARRVQSCPVKLASTSLLQGGDPPLCSSVLDVCHASLTLWATERDSKGMLEMLRPWFSPQWLALRLNEIDSHAPGSAALEPIADAFSSLPEFQTFRARVQSLDPTALPIFGKLREKEAHWSSLQAHNLAGQVTSTLQREALLEWKRQLEEANPSLLMEGGEFHQKIGLLGQKDRELREANRRLLNRCAADVPLAPRSHWDDVVMLTGPRARRLREVVERGEPLGLLHLRPVWLMNPEMVSRLFPLRAGLFDVVIFDEASQLPVESALPALFRAKRMVVSGDEKQMPPSRFFGSHLESDEEGDSDSWLDADDAGLDDRERERLVQAAGRREVKDCPDLLTLAQNLLPTATLEIHYRSRYRQLIDFSNAAFYANRLSVPARHPDSEILRARPVEVDRVEGEYFEQTNEDEAARVVFRLQEIWRLPYAKRPSIGVVTFNLKQAELIEQQMEDFAEHDTAFRDAWVEESNRTQNGEDMGFFVKNLENVQGDERDWIIFSTTFGRDMHGTFRRSFGVLGQHGGERRLNVAITRAREKVLLITSMPVNEVSTWTGQGGRRGPSTPRDYLQGWLAYAERLHAGDFDHSDQLLSSLNGQHAQSPRHGRAMVVSRFVEEVGTFIRQLGHEPVSAQGDAFGLDYAITHPTTGLFGLGIECDSHCHPTLASARAREIWRPAVLGSSIPFIHRVSSRRWYHHRADEQQRLRAAMERALQS from the coding sequence ATGCCGGTCCATTCGGGGGAGTCCGACCTTCGACTGGTGACGAAAGATGACGTCACGGGTGTTTTCAAACTCTACCGACGCGGCATTGAGCCAGAGGTTTCCCTGTATCCCTCTTTGCGCGCTTTGGATGTCGCGCATGGAGTCAAGCTGCTTGATTCAGGGCGACACGAAGAACGGGCATTTGAAGTGTGGGAATACTTGCCACTCGGGACCCTGGGTGATATTCCCTCGCGGGAGAAGACCAACCCGGATCTGGTTCGACGCGTCGTGGAGGAGCTGGGCAGGGCGTTACACGGGCTGGCACAGATCCACCTGATTCACCGGGACCTGAAACCCGCCAACGTATTGGTGCGCAGCCGGGAGCCACTCGATCTGGTACTGGCGGACTTCAGCACTGCGACCGTCAGCGAGTTCGATTTGCAGCTCACGCTTTCACGGCAGACGACACGCTATGCGGCTCCGGAAACCATTGCGGGGACTTGCTCTCCATCTTCAGACTGGTGGAGCTTCGGAGTCATGGTGCTGGAGATGTTGACTGAAGGCCGCGGGTTCCTGGGAGTGCATGAAAGGGCTTTCCTGCTCCACCTCGTCACTCGTGGGCTGCGTGTCCCAGAGGATCTGCCCTTGGAATGGAAGGAGCTTCTCAAGGGATTGCTCACCAGAGATCCCTCACAACGCTGGAGCTGGGTCCAGGTGGAGCGCTGGCTGCAGGGCGAGCGCGGCATCCCGCATGGGTACGCGGAAGATAGCAGTGAGGCCACAGGTTCCGGCATTTCGTTGCGTTTGGGAGAGCGCACCTGGAACACGCCAGAGGGCTTCGCGCTGGCCGCGGTCGAGGCGGCCCACTGGGAAGAAGCACGCGCCCTCCTCCTCAGTGGTCGACTCTCTACGTGGTTGCAGGAACGCGGAGGTGAACATGACCTTGCCCGTTCAGCTCAGTTGCGCAATATCGTAGCGGAGACGACACTACCTGAGGATGCCCGGTTGAGCGTAGCAGTGATGCTGCTCAATGACCACCTTCCGCTTTGCCTGCGAGGCGAGATCATCAACTCGAACTGGCTGCTGGCCCACCCCGATACGGCCTGGCAGTGGCTCGATAGCCCGCTGCCGCATCGCTTGCGACAAGCTGGACGCGAAACGTGGTTTGTGCGCTTGAAAGAACGTGCGGATCGTCTCCGCAGCCGAGTGCGTGAGTTGAAGCTCGATTTCGACGAAGCTCAGCTTTCCGCAGCCATGCTGGCTACCTCCCAAGCTATGCTTGAGAATCGTTGGGTCCAGCAAAGGCGACTCTACCCGGAGGCTGAGCACCCCGCGCTGACCACCATGGCACAGCGGCGGAACCCTTCAGAGGAGGACCTCATCCTGCTAATCTCCGCGGCTAAGTCCTACTTCCGCCCGGCGGCGGATGTCCTCGAGGAGGCAAGCAAGGAGGCTCATCGGGCGCAGGTCTTCTTTTCCCCGGAACCGATGATGGACTGGTTTGCCCTTAGCCGGGCCGAGATCCTGAAAGCAGTGGACCTGCGGCTGCAAAACTTTGCCCGTTGCGGTCGCCAAGTTCCCGACCAGTGGGCAGACGATTTCCGGCAGGACCGTCGCATTACATTGGCACGGGCTTTAGTGCTCCTTGCTATTCCTCAGGAAGAATGGCGCGAACCGGCGCGGCAGGAGTATGTGAGGAACATTTTGCACTTTTTCCATCGGCGTCTCGTCACTGGATTGCAACGTGGCGGCCTGATCCGAATGACCATCGGCCGCACCACGGCACGTCTGGATCTCACTGAACTTGGCGGCAGAGCGCGCACGTCCATCGCCCTGCTAGAAGCAGTACTGAACCGACTTCCTCAGCCACTCAGCCTCGATCCCTCTCCTCTGTTGACTGAGCCGATGCGCGAGCAACGCTTACGCCGCTTGGTGCAAAACGCCCAGTCTTATCGCCGCGATACCGGTATCAACCCGCTCTATCTCGCCTTTCCGTTCATCGTCCTGCGTGACGCGCGCGCCTCTGAGTCAGCCAAGCCTCGAATCGCTCCTGTGCTATTGTGGCCGGTGAAGGTCGAGATGCCAGCCGGCCAGCGAGGTACGGTGAAGTTGGGTTTTGATGAAGAACGCGAGGTTCGTCCAAATCCGGCACTCGAAGGGCTCCTCGGTCCCGCATTTACCTATTGGCAAGAGACCCTGAACGATCTCCGCTCCCGCGAACACCTCAATCTTCAGGCAGTGCTGGATGCATTTGGCCACTTGGCCAAGCTGGCTTCGCTTACGGAAACCGAGCCTGCGTTGCGTCCGCTGCCTCCTGCCACGATGAAGGCTACAGCAGGAGCGATTCAACTGCATGCTGCGGCGGTGTTGTTCCAATGTGATTTTTCCGGTCAGACCATCGCACAGGATATCGATCAGCTATCCAGGGGCATTCCTTTGCAAGGCACAGCGTTGGAAATAGCGATCCGAGCAGGAACAATCGACTCTCCAGCGGCACCTTCGGAGCAGCCCTCCGAACTCGACCGCTACTTCACCGCCGCGTCTGACCCATCCCAGCAGAGCGCCGTCTTCCGCACTCGCCACGCGCCAGGACTACTAGTTCAAGGGCCACCAGGGACGGGAAAGAGCCAAACCATTGTGAACATCGTCAGCGATGCCATTGGTCGTCGGGAGCGCGTACTTATTGTCTGCCAAAAACAGGCGGCATTGGAAGTCGTGCGCAAGCGGCTCGAGACCGAAGGACTGGGAGGACGCCTGTTTTATTTGAGAGATACTACTTCGGATCGCCGTCCCGCTTTGCAGGAACTGCGCGGTCAGCTCGAACAACCCACTCACCCTGTCAACGACAACGCCCGCCTACAACGCGAACGCGAAGCCCTCGCCCGCCACATTGAATCACTGGAGGCCCACCTCAATAGCGCGCACGTGGCGCTGCATGAAGCGCCTGCTGCTCAACCCGGCCGGCTCTCCTATCGTGAGGTGTTGGACCAACTTTTGCATGTCGAGAGCGAGACGACACATTTTATCGCCCACTCGGGGCTTGGTACGTTGTTCCGCGATTTGGACTACGCGGATACCTGGCAGTTGATTGCGGAAATCTCGCCTCTGGCGCCTCTTTGGCTGAGGTCGAAATACGAGCATAGCCCTCTTCATGATCTAACCTACTTTAGCACAAGTGAGGGGGCTGTTGCAGAGTTCAGACTCGCCTTCGAGGCATTTCAACACGCGGAAAGGCATCGTCATGCACTGCTTCGTCAGCACGATCGCTTCTTCAGCCTGGATGCGCCGGAACAGCTGAGGAGTTGGCTGGCGGAACATGAAGTCGCTTTGCGTGCGCTCCCCAATCCCGTAGCTAGGCATTTGTCGCAATGGACCAATCACCTCGAAAAGAGTGATACGGATGAGGCTTCACCCGCCGAGCAACTTGTCCCGTGGCTTGAAGCGCTGAACCAAAAGCTCGCCGCACTTTCAGGATGGACACTTGATGAGAAAATCTATCGCAAACTCGCCGAGCGCGGGGATGCGCCCCTCTACGCGCTTTCACGCAGCGCTGCTCGCCTGGCGGCGCCTGCATCTTTTTGGTCAAACCTCAACCCCGGACGCTACCTCGCTCGGAAAAAACTCCGCCGCTGGCTGGAACTGGCAGAGGTGGATCCAGATAATGTCGATCTTACCACCCTCCACTTGGCTGCCGAGTTGGAACGCGAGTTCCGAAAGGATCGGCTTGTACTGAATCAGTGGGCGGAGGTATTGGGACTGAATGAATCTGGTAACAACGCATCCCTCCCGGTCATGCATCGTCAGGTCCGTCACCTCATCGAGCAGCTCCAGCCTGTCCTCGCCGCTGCACGTCGGGTGCAATCTTGCCCGGTGAAGCTCGCATCCACGTCGCTGCTGCAAGGTGGCGATCCCCCCTTGTGCTCTTCTGTTCTCGATGTGTGCCACGCCAGTCTGACACTGTGGGCAACGGAGCGCGATAGCAAAGGCATGCTGGAAATGCTGCGTCCGTGGTTCAGTCCTCAATGGCTCGCTCTCAGATTGAATGAAATCGATTCCCATGCTCCGGGTAGCGCGGCCTTGGAACCCATAGCTGATGCGTTTTCCTCCCTGCCGGAATTTCAAACATTCAGGGCGCGTGTGCAGTCGCTCGACCCTACCGCCTTGCCAATTTTCGGAAAATTACGCGAAAAGGAGGCGCATTGGTCGTCACTGCAAGCACACAATCTGGCGGGCCAAGTGACCTCCACACTACAGCGCGAGGCTCTCCTAGAATGGAAGCGGCAACTCGAAGAAGCAAATCCATCGCTACTGATGGAAGGAGGTGAATTCCATCAGAAGATCGGCTTGTTAGGTCAGAAAGACCGGGAACTTCGCGAAGCGAACCGTCGACTACTCAACCGTTGTGCAGCCGACGTTCCCCTCGCTCCTCGCAGCCACTGGGACGATGTTGTCATGCTCACTGGTCCGCGTGCCCGCCGTCTGCGGGAAGTCGTGGAGCGAGGCGAACCGCTCGGACTGCTTCACCTGCGTCCCGTGTGGTTGATGAACCCGGAGATGGTCAGCCGCCTTTTTCCGCTACGCGCTGGTCTTTTCGACGTGGTGATCTTTGACGAAGCTTCCCAGCTACCCGTCGAGAGCGCGCTTCCCGCATTATTCCGTGCCAAACGCATGGTGGTTAGCGGTGACGAAAAGCAGATGCCACCATCGCGCTTTTTCGGTTCCCATCTGGAGTCAGACGAAGAAGGAGACTCCGATTCATGGTTGGACGCCGACGACGCTGGCCTGGACGACCGTGAGCGCGAGCGGCTCGTCCAGGCAGCCGGACGTCGTGAAGTGAAGGATTGCCCGGACCTGCTGACCCTCGCTCAGAACCTCCTTCCCACGGCAACGCTCGAAATCCACTATCGCTCGCGCTACCGCCAGCTGATCGATTTCTCCAACGCAGCCTTCTACGCCAACCGTCTCAGCGTACCTGCTCGCCATCCAGACAGTGAGATTTTGCGCGCCCGCCCGGTGGAAGTAGATCGCGTGGAGGGCGAGTACTTTGAACAGACCAACGAAGATGAGGCTGCGCGAGTCGTATTTCGTCTTCAGGAAATCTGGCGGCTCCCTTATGCCAAACGGCCTAGCATCGGCGTCGTAACTTTCAATCTCAAACAGGCGGAATTGATCGAGCAGCAGATGGAAGATTTCGCCGAGCACGATACCGCATTTCGCGATGCATGGGTGGAAGAGTCGAACCGTACGCAAAACGGTGAGGACATGGGGTTCTTTGTCAAGAATCTCGAAAACGTCCAGGGAGACGAGCGAGACTGGATCATCTTCTCCACGACATTCGGTCGGGATATGCATGGCACTTTCCGTCGTAGCTTTGGCGTGCTGGGCCAACACGGAGGTGAGAGGCGCTTGAACGTGGCCATCACCCGAGCGCGAGAAAAAGTCCTACTGATCACTTCGATGCCGGTAAACGAAGTCAGCACGTGGACGGGTCAGGGCGGGCGCCGGGGGCCATCCACACCCCGTGATTACCTGCAGGGCTGGCTAGCCTATGCCGAGCGTCTACACGCAGGCGATTTCGATCACAGCGACCAGTTGCTAAGTTCGCTGAACGGACAGCACGCGCAATCTCCACGCCATGGCAGAGCCATGGTAGTCTCCCGATTTGTGGAGGAAGTCGGTACGTTCATCCGTCAGTTGGGTCACGAGCCTGTGTCTGCGCAAGGCGATGCTTTCGGCTTGGACTACGCCATCACCCATCCTACCACGGGACTATTCGGTCTTGGAATCGAGTGCGACTCCCATTGTCACCCTACGCTGGCCTCCGCTCGCGCCCGCGAGATCTGGCGCCCTGCCGTGCTCGGCAGTTCCATCCCCTTCATTCATCGCGTCAGCTCACGTCGCTGGTACCATCACCGGGCCGATGAACAGCAGCGTCTGCGTGCTGCCATGGAGCGCGCGCTACAATCTTGA
- a CDS encoding HNH endonuclease, which translates to MSESQTFEDVTIYSHQHTTIQGLGIMRSLLGYSRIEARRVTVKVESYAQYTRAVSVAFVPRGKRSERSYNEASRVTTVILKGYDHPDVPHKIGSGPEPLLDEKWHEEFALFLKDYRLKPSVEVLLDLREDDTKPIHPPPSIPSYRPAKAVQFLEGKALSVWEGQPVVREHLRRERNKAIVRAKREEVLRLTGKLECEACGFDFTAFYGIDFCEVHHLRPLAENHGAVETKLEELAVVCSNCHRVIHRRSPFLTIQELRAIIQSRRV; encoded by the coding sequence ATGTCTGAGTCACAAACCTTCGAGGACGTCACAATCTATTCCCATCAGCACACGACGATCCAAGGGCTGGGTATTATGCGCTCGCTCCTTGGTTACTCGCGGATCGAGGCTCGACGTGTCACGGTGAAAGTCGAATCATACGCGCAATATACAAGAGCCGTTTCCGTTGCTTTCGTTCCGAGGGGGAAACGAAGCGAGAGAAGCTACAATGAGGCGAGTCGTGTCACTACGGTCATCCTGAAGGGCTACGATCATCCTGACGTGCCACACAAAATTGGCTCAGGTCCCGAACCTCTCCTCGATGAAAAATGGCACGAGGAATTTGCACTTTTTCTCAAAGATTATCGGCTGAAGCCCAGTGTGGAGGTTCTTCTTGATTTAAGGGAGGACGACACTAAGCCGATTCACCCGCCTCCTTCTATTCCTTCGTATAGACCGGCGAAGGCGGTTCAGTTCCTCGAGGGCAAGGCATTGTCGGTCTGGGAAGGGCAGCCGGTTGTACGCGAGCATCTGCGCCGAGAACGCAACAAGGCTATTGTCCGTGCTAAGAGAGAGGAGGTACTTCGCTTAACAGGGAAGCTCGAATGTGAAGCCTGCGGATTCGATTTCACTGCGTTTTACGGGATAGACTTCTGCGAGGTACATCACCTTCGCCCCCTCGCTGAGAACCATGGTGCGGTGGAGACAAAGCTCGAAGAGCTTGCAGTGGTCTGCTCCAACTGCCATAGGGTCATTCACCGACGTTCCCCGTTCCTTACAATTCAAGAACTTCGGGCAATAATTCAGTCTCGTCGGGTATAA
- a CDS encoding 4Fe-4S single cluster domain-containing protein, whose protein sequence is MRIFLSRLHFPVTTLGHGSRVGIWFQGCSLRCPGCISVDTWAHGQGETTLEEVLRTISPWLQAADGVTISGGEPFEQAEALGALLQSLRQEIGAGKDILLYSGQPWEKIAPLVSGWTGLVDVVIGDPFIRSATQTLVWRGSDNQRLHMLSPLGQERYAKWQQAVRETLPKTFDVCFEGDTLWMAGIPEPGSLKQIQRALAEAGFASTISDTDSREGSSIPVFA, encoded by the coding sequence ATGCGCATTTTTCTCAGCCGGCTGCATTTCCCCGTGACAACCCTTGGCCACGGGTCTCGAGTAGGCATCTGGTTTCAAGGATGTAGCCTTCGTTGTCCGGGGTGCATCAGTGTGGACACTTGGGCGCACGGTCAGGGAGAAACCACGTTGGAGGAAGTTCTTCGGACGATTTCCCCATGGCTGCAAGCAGCAGATGGGGTCACAATCTCGGGTGGCGAACCATTTGAGCAAGCGGAGGCTCTGGGCGCCCTACTGCAGTCCCTGCGTCAGGAGATTGGCGCGGGAAAGGATATTCTGCTCTACTCCGGTCAGCCCTGGGAAAAAATCGCGCCCCTAGTCTCGGGTTGGACGGGTTTGGTGGACGTGGTCATCGGCGATCCGTTCATTCGTTCGGCTACTCAAACTCTGGTCTGGCGAGGGTCAGACAATCAACGGCTGCATATGCTCTCGCCTCTGGGTCAGGAACGGTATGCCAAATGGCAGCAGGCGGTTCGCGAGACCCTGCCAAAAACCTTCGATGTATGTTTTGAAGGAGACACGCTCTGGATGGCGGGCATTCCGGAGCCAGGCAGTCTTAAGCAAATTCAGCGCGCGCTGGCAGAGGCAGGCTTCGCATCCACTATCTCAGATACTGACAGCAGAGAGGGTTCCTCCATTCCTGTATTCGCATGA